A part of Paenibacillus sp. 481 genomic DNA contains:
- a CDS encoding molybdopterin molybdotransferase MoeA, with amino-acid sequence MHKRNDEFQSAKEHLSSTPKFNRTIYHVAAAQSLVIQRITSVASERVPLEQAYGRYLAAPVNADVPVPHFRRSVMDGYAVRAIDTTGASASQPIQLKMIDEVPCGSVSPHVLQAGEAIRIMTGAQVPAGADAVVKYEWTSAEEQHGEVWIEISGSVKSGENVLPIGMEIAAGERLVASGERIGSGQMGLLAMFGCAQVAVHKRPQVAVLSTGHELLGVDEPLAPGKIRNSNAYLLAAQIEEAGAVPHLLHHVPDHFDTARDVVEQALASYDAVVTTGGVSVGDYDVLYDITNHWDGELLFNKLAMRPGSPTTVGLLNNKPLFALSGNPSACFVGFELFVRPALLMMQGVGAEQALPVRYRAKLAQPFAKVDTFERLVRGTMWTDEQGQLLVRPVGLDVSSVTITIRDANCLIVIPAAVHHLDAEAVVDIIPLRLRP; translated from the coding sequence ATGCATAAGCGTAATGATGAATTCCAATCTGCAAAGGAACATTTATCGTCAACTCCAAAGTTTAATCGCACGATTTATCATGTAGCAGCAGCACAGTCCTTGGTCATACAACGTATCACATCTGTTGCGAGTGAACGTGTACCATTGGAACAAGCCTATGGTCGCTATTTAGCCGCTCCGGTAAATGCGGATGTGCCCGTACCACATTTTCGTCGCTCCGTTATGGATGGCTACGCAGTTCGGGCAATAGACACTACAGGCGCATCTGCCTCACAACCTATTCAATTGAAAATGATAGACGAAGTTCCATGCGGCTCTGTCTCTCCACATGTATTACAAGCAGGCGAAGCGATTCGCATTATGACAGGAGCGCAAGTGCCCGCAGGTGCAGATGCCGTTGTCAAATATGAATGGACTTCAGCAGAAGAACAACACGGCGAAGTATGGATCGAAATATCTGGTTCGGTGAAGTCGGGCGAAAATGTACTGCCTATCGGCATGGAAATCGCCGCAGGTGAACGATTGGTAGCGAGTGGCGAGCGGATTGGCTCGGGGCAAATGGGATTGCTCGCCATGTTTGGCTGTGCGCAAGTCGCGGTACATAAGCGTCCGCAAGTCGCGGTGTTATCTACCGGTCACGAGCTGCTAGGCGTGGATGAGCCGCTTGCACCAGGTAAAATCCGCAACAGCAATGCGTATTTGCTTGCTGCGCAAATAGAAGAAGCAGGGGCTGTTCCTCATTTGCTGCACCATGTACCTGATCACTTCGATACGGCGCGTGACGTGGTCGAACAGGCGTTAGCTTCCTACGACGCCGTCGTAACGACAGGTGGAGTATCTGTAGGTGATTATGATGTACTGTACGACATTACGAATCATTGGGATGGCGAATTGTTGTTTAACAAGCTTGCGATGCGACCAGGTAGCCCGACGACAGTTGGCTTATTGAACAATAAGCCGCTATTTGCGCTGTCCGGCAATCCAAGCGCTTGCTTTGTTGGGTTCGAGCTGTTCGTGCGTCCAGCCTTATTAATGATGCAAGGAGTCGGGGCGGAGCAAGCGCTGCCCGTAAGGTATCGGGCTAAACTTGCACAACCTTTTGCAAAAGTGGATACATTTGAGCGGCTCGTCCGAGGAACGATGTGGACAGATGAACAGGGGCAACTGCTCGTACGGCCTGTTGGCCTCGATGTGTCGAGTGTAACGATTACGATTCGCGATGCGAACTGCCTCATCGTTATTCCAGCGGCTGTTCATCATTTGGATGCGGAAGCTGTCGTAGACATTATCCCGCTACGTTTGCGACCGTAA
- a CDS encoding glycosyltransferase, whose translation MRPRPYRLTLSMTVHNEADRYLSRVLQRYRPIIDQAVIIDDGSTDHTVSVCEEILNGIPLHLIRNEASNFKEEHRLRKQQWEATLSTDPDWILNVDADELFDQQLDQHIEALLRQHVYDAFYFRLYDMWNETHYREDYFWRAHLIYRPFLVRPHCLASTAWKETNQHCGRFPLEIEQLSFACHSARIQHFGWATPQDRLHKAERYRLLDPEGQYGWLEQYESILDPAPPLVAWEE comes from the coding sequence ATGCGCCCAAGACCGTACCGTTTAACGCTGTCGATGACCGTTCACAACGAAGCAGACCGTTACTTGAGTCGCGTACTACAACGGTATCGTCCTATCATTGATCAGGCGGTCATTATCGATGATGGCAGCACAGACCATACGGTATCCGTTTGTGAAGAGATACTTAACGGAATACCACTCCATCTGATTAGGAATGAAGCGTCGAACTTCAAGGAGGAGCATCGACTGCGCAAGCAGCAATGGGAAGCGACATTAAGCACCGATCCCGATTGGATCTTGAATGTGGATGCCGACGAACTGTTCGATCAACAGTTGGATCAACATATTGAGGCGCTCTTGCGTCAGCATGTTTACGATGCGTTTTACTTTCGGTTATATGATATGTGGAACGAGACCCACTATCGGGAGGACTATTTTTGGCGAGCGCATCTTATTTATCGCCCCTTCCTTGTACGGCCGCACTGCTTAGCAAGTACGGCTTGGAAAGAAACGAACCAGCATTGCGGCCGATTCCCGCTTGAAATTGAGCAGCTGTCTTTTGCGTGTCATTCGGCCCGCATACAGCATTTTGGCTGGGCTACGCCACAAGACAGGCTGCATAAGGCAGAGCGTTACCGCCTGCTGGACCCGGAAGGGCAGTACGGTTGGCTCGAACAATACGAGTCCATTTTGGACCCCGCCCCGCCTTTAGTCGCATGGGAAGAGTGA
- a CDS encoding glycosyltransferase family 2 protein, with the protein MALPRVLIGSPIKQQPDILQAFLQSLELIKQTSFEADFIFVDDNDHVTSAHDLVAFQNRNPKWNINVWPSEQPNLTYHRTETTHYWSEALIWHVAAMKDRILDHAQEMRYDYVFLIDSDVIIHPDTIERLMGTQKDIVANIYWTAWEPNIIEMPQVWLQDVYSLIPKARLEQLTDEESNARLLTFLKQLRQPGIFEVGGLGACTLISRKAIEAGVRFKEIRNISFWGEDRHFCVRAAALGFSLYVDTRRPAYHIYRQTDLDGVARYIQACKQPD; encoded by the coding sequence ATGGCCTTACCACGTGTGTTAATCGGTAGTCCCATCAAACAACAGCCCGATATTCTGCAAGCTTTTCTACAGTCCTTAGAGCTGATTAAGCAAACATCCTTTGAAGCCGATTTTATTTTTGTTGATGATAATGATCATGTCACGTCTGCGCACGATCTCGTTGCCTTTCAGAACCGCAACCCAAAATGGAATATTAACGTATGGCCAAGTGAGCAACCTAACTTAACTTACCATCGAACCGAAACGACTCATTATTGGAGCGAGGCGCTCATATGGCATGTCGCTGCTATGAAAGACCGGATTTTGGATCACGCGCAAGAAATGCGCTACGATTACGTCTTTCTCATTGATTCGGACGTCATTATACATCCCGATACGATCGAGCGCTTAATGGGCACGCAAAAAGATATTGTGGCGAATATTTACTGGACAGCATGGGAGCCCAACATCATTGAAATGCCGCAAGTATGGCTGCAAGATGTATATTCGCTCATTCCGAAAGCTCGGCTGGAGCAGTTAACGGATGAAGAGTCGAATGCAAGACTGCTTACCTTTTTAAAGCAGCTGCGTCAGCCTGGCATTTTTGAAGTTGGTGGGTTAGGCGCTTGCACATTGATTAGCCGAAAAGCAATTGAAGCTGGGGTGCGCTTTAAAGAAATTCGCAACATTTCGTTCTGGGGCGAAGACCGTCATTTTTGCGTCCGCGCTGCGGCGCTCGGCTTTTCTCTGTATGTGGATACACGTCGTCCTGCCTACCACATTTACCGTCAGACTGATTTAGATGGGGTAGCCCGCTACATTCAAGCATGTAAACAGCCCGATTAA